The Micropterus dolomieu isolate WLL.071019.BEF.003 ecotype Adirondacks unplaced genomic scaffold, ASM2129224v1 contig_14130, whole genome shotgun sequence genome segment ACCTGAAGTAAACCCTGTATACCTGAAGTACACCATGCATACCTGAAGTACACCCTGCATATCTGAATTACACCCTGCATACCTGAAGTAAACCCTGTATACCTGAAGTACACCATGCATACCTGAAGTAAACCCGAGGGATACCCTGCATACCTGAAGTACACCCTGTATACCTGGGGGACAATCTGTACACCTGGGGGATACCCTGCATTCCTGAAGTACACCCTGTACACCCGGGGGATACCCTGCATACCTGAAGTACACCCTGTACACCCGGGGGATACCCTGCATACCTGAAGTACACCCTGTATACCTGGGGGATACCCTGCATACCTGAAGTACACCCTGTATACCTGAAGTAAACCCTGAATACATGAAGTAAACCCTGCATACCTGAAGTACACCCTGCATACCTAGGGGACACCCTGCATACCTGAAGTACACCCTGCATACCTAGGGGACACCCTGCATACCTGGGGGACACCCTGCATACCTGAAGTACACCCTGTATACCTGAAGTACACCTTGCATACCTGAAGTAAACCCTGCATACCTGAAGTACACCTTGCATACCTGAAGTAAACCCTGTATACCTGAAGTAAACCCTGTATACCTGAAGTAAACCCTGTATACCTGAAGTACACCATGCATACCTGAAGTAAACCCTGTATACCTGAAGTACACCCTGCTTACCTGAAGTACACCCTGCATATCTGAAGTAAACCCTGTATACCTGAAGTAAACCCTGTATACCTGAAGTACACCATGCATACCTGAAGTAAACCCTGCATACCTGAAGTAAACCCTGTATACCTGAAGTACACCCTGCTTACCTGAAGTACACCCTGCATATCTGAAGTAAACCCTGTATACCTGAAGTAAACCCTGTATACCTGAAGTACACCATGCATACCTGAAGTAAACCCTGCATACCTGAAGTAAACCCTGTATACCTGAAGTACACCCTGCTTACCTGAAGTACACCCTGCATATCTGAAGTAAACCCTGTATACCTGAAGTAAACCCTGTATACCTGAAGTACACCATGCATACCTGAAGTAAACCCTGCATACCTGAAGTAAACCCTGTATACCTGAAGTACACCCTGCTTACCTGAAGTACACCCTGCATATCTGAAGTAAACCCTGTATACCTGAAGTAAACCCTGTATACCTGAAGTACACCATGCATACCTGAAGTAAACCCTGCATACCTGAAGTAAACCCTGTATACCTGAAGTACACCCTGCTTACCTGAAGTACACCCTGCATATCTGAAGTAAACCCTGTATACCTGAAGTAAACCCTGTATACCTGAAGTACACCATGCATACCTGAAGTAAACCCTGCATACCTGAAGTAAACCCTGTATACCTGAAGTACACCCTGCTTACCTGAAGTACACCCTGCATATCTGAAGTAAACCCTGTATACCTGAAGTAAACCCTGTATACCTGAAGTACACCATGCATACCTGAAGTAAACCCTGCATACCTGAAGTAAACTCTGTATACCTGAAGTACACCCTGAATACCTGAAGTAAACCCTGTATACCTGAAGTACACCTTCCATACCTGAAGTAAACCCTGTATACCTGAAGTACACCCTGCATACCTGAATTACACCCTGTATACCTGAAGTAAACCCTGTATACCTGAAGTAAACCCTGCATACCTGAAGTAAACCCTGTATACCTGAAGTACACCCTGACTACCTGAAGTAAACCCTGTATACCTGAAGTACACCTTGCATACCTGAAGTAAACCCTGTATACCTGAAGTACACCCTGCATACCTGAATTACACCCTGTATACCTGAAGTAAACCCTGTATACCTGAAGTAAACCCTGCATACCTGAAGTAAACCCTGTATACCTGAAGTACACCCTGACTACCTGAAGTAAACCCTGTATACCTGAAGTACACCTTGCATACCTGAAGTAAACCCTGTATACCTGAAGTACACCCTGCATACCTGAATTACACCCTGTATACCTGAAGTAAACCCTGTATACCTGAAGTAAACCCTGCATACCTGAAGTAAACCCTGTATACCTGAAGTACACCCTGACTACCTGAAGTAAACCCTGTATACCTGAAGTACACCTTGCATACCTGAAGTAAACCCTGTATACCTGAAGTACACCCTGCATACCTGAATTACACCCTGTATACCTGAAGTAAACCCTGTATACCTGAAGTAAACCCTGCATACCTGAAGTAAACCCTGTATACCTGAAGTACACCCTGACTACCTGAAGTAAACCCTGTATACCTGAAGTACACCTTGCATACCTGAAGTAAACCCTGTATACCTGAAGTACACCCTGCATACCTGAATTACACCCTGTATACCTGAAGTAAACCCTGTATACCTGAAGTAAACCCTGCATACCTGAAGTAAACCCTGTATACCTGAAGTACACCCTGACTACCTGAAGTAAACCCTGTATACCTGAAGTACACCTTGCATACCTGAAGTAAACCCTGTATACCTGAAGTACACCCTGCATACCTGAATTACACCCTGTATACCTGAAGTAAACCCTGTATACCTGAAGTACACTCTGTTTACCTGCAGGAATCACCTTTGGTAGACGTGTTTATCCATGCTGCTACTCCTGTTGCCCCACCCAAACAACCCTCTTTGCCCTGCAGTAAACCATGTTGCTGTGGGACTCACCGGCTGCTGTTAGGACCAGAGGATAAAGGccaaagagaagaaaagaaacagaaatagaaactaaaagaaaaagaagaaaacagaggagAGTCAGTTGAAAGTCACAGAGAGCAATTACTGCTAGCTTCCATTGGTGATTATCAGCTGTCGACTGATTGAACATTAATGTCCATCCAAAACCAGACTAGACTTTAGTTTAGAAGTAGTAGTACTAAtagtagtagtggtggtggtggtagtggtagtggtagcagtagtagtagtagtagcagtagtagtggtagtagtttCATAGCATTACCTTCTCTTCCAACTCTTTTATTTGTCGTTTCTGTGCTTCTATAAATTCCTCCAGCTCCTTGTTTCTCTGtgaaacatacaaacatcaTGTCcattacacaaaataaaacatacagcacCCACAGATAAACATTTATCTATCAGGTATGAACCTGTTGTTCTAATGTCTACCTGTTGTTCTAAAGTCTACCTGTTGTTCTAAAGTTTACCTGTTATTCTAAAATTTACCTGTTGTTCTAATGTTTACCTGTTGTGTGAGTTGCAGTAGTTCCATCCTCTCTCTGAGGATCTGGGCGTCTCTCTCTCGCAGCTCGAACATCACACTCCGTTTCCATTGGTCCATTGCTCTCTTaagctcctccctctcttcctccgtCAGTGTTTCAGACAGACGACCCTCCATCTTTAATCCCTCCATCCTGGACTCCTCCTCCTGTTGCAGAGCCTCAAACAACATGGCCTCCAGCTCCAGGATCCTCTGCATCGAggagagacattttaaaatgaaaaaagatttatCTGATTGTAGCGGAGTTCTCTTCCAAACTCCTCAAAAATTGGGAAAAACACAGGCATAGTCGAAAAACAGTGACGTGATTTTTAATAGGCCAAAGTGCAAACAGTGAAACCTTTTTCACAACTTACTCAATAATAAAGTTAGAAAAAGAGTTCTTCAGTAACTCAACTTCTCTCTCCCCACAAAAACACAGCTCACTAGTTACCTCCTCTGTCACCAGGCCAGGACTGACTTCACAGGCCCACAGCTGCAActtttaaagccagtagcccCGCCCACTGGGCTCAACAATTATTTACACAATTTACGAACTACAGAAAAggatttatatttattacactTAGACATATTTTCAACAATAATTATATCCATCTCCACAAACATTTTCCTCCCCCTGAAACAGTTATTTGCatcacaaataatttttttaccaAAAACCATAATTGTGCAGTTCATGTGATCAGGAAAGCGCGCGagaaaatactatttaaaaGACGAAAATGTTACTCTCCTGTTTGCCAAACCGAACGGGAAACAACAGAGCCTTGATCGTGCTACTGAAACGGCAAAGAAAAATGCATAATAACAGGTTTTTGAAGGCTTAATGAAGCTGGAAGGGAgcggagagtgtgtgtgtgtgtatctgtcccACTGAtcataaaaattaatataaCTCTGCtggaatataataaaaaattataaaaaaataaattatgaagTGGTGATTGTGACGCTGTTTATACCTAGGGTAAACCCTGTAAGACCGGGCCACCACAGTTTACCCTGTGAACACAGAGGGAACCCTGTGGCCTGtagaagggagttcaacctcctcagagttaactcggggttatcgGGCAAACTCAGGGTAACAAACTGACCTCCTACACTGCAGTTAAACTACGACGGTGGATCAGacgttggttag includes the following:
- the LOC123966733 gene encoding janus kinase and microtubule-interacting protein 3-like — translated: MLFEALQQEEESRMEGLKMEGRLSETLTEEEREELKRAMDQWKRSVMFELRERDAQILRERMELLQLTQQRNKELEEFIEAQKRQIKELEEKCLGPRVQQLNTQQDQTKRQEDSEDSEFGTSSVLTEARWLHCPTDLPLAVVSQSEQSPAVS